In Novosphingobium sp. MMS21-SN21R, a single genomic region encodes these proteins:
- a CDS encoding gamma-glutamylcyclotransferase family protein — MTAPMGGRWFFFYGTLTQDHDNALTRAILPLLVRRQRAFVRGRLLAVRSPQGWYPVLCAGSGWVAGRLYRAGPRFAARHLRLLDAYEEWDRHRPARSEYRRLNLRVRVAGGGTVTAQAYRHNRAAHAGLGVIPDGDFGAFVARRGLRAFRSAQK, encoded by the coding sequence TTGACAGCGCCGATGGGCGGGCGCTGGTTCTTCTTTTACGGCACCCTCACGCAGGATCATGACAATGCGCTGACGCGCGCCATCCTGCCGCTGCTTGTGCGCAGACAGCGGGCATTCGTGCGCGGACGCCTGCTTGCAGTGCGCTCGCCGCAGGGCTGGTATCCGGTGCTGTGCGCGGGGAGCGGGTGGGTTGCCGGACGGCTGTACCGGGCTGGACCTCGCTTTGCCGCGCGGCATTTGCGGTTGCTTGACGCCTATGAAGAATGGGACCGGCACCGCCCCGCACGCTCGGAATACCGACGTTTGAACCTGCGTGTGCGGGTCGCTGGTGGGGGCACGGTCACAGCGCAGGCCTATCGCCACAACCGAGCAGCGCACGCCGGGCTTGGCGTCATCCCAGACGGTGATTTCGGTGCTTTCGTCGCGCGCCGAGGGCTGCGCGCCTTTCGTTCAGCGCAGAAGTAA
- a CDS encoding inositol monophosphatase family protein, translating to MKLENDIALAMRLADAAAAAIRPHFRTVAAERKGDATPVTLADREAEEVMRRILTAEVPRDTIIGEEFGSTAGTSGRSWVLDPIDGTAGFLAGRPIFGTLIALLVEGFPVLGVLDQPITGERWVGAAGMATTLNGKPVRTRPCRELSEATLATTGPHYFDDHDGAHFMGLAAKTDHKRMVMGGDCYNYAMLATGQLDVVCEAGLKLHDWAALVPIVEGAGGTMADWNGDPLHAGSDGHVIALGDPARLEDVVEAIACAH from the coding sequence ATGAAACTTGAAAACGACATCGCTCTCGCCATGCGCCTTGCCGATGCGGCGGCGGCGGCAATCCGCCCGCATTTCCGTACTGTTGCTGCCGAGCGGAAGGGCGACGCCACGCCAGTTACGCTGGCAGACCGCGAAGCCGAGGAGGTGATGCGCCGCATCCTTACCGCCGAAGTCCCACGCGACACTATCATCGGTGAGGAATTCGGCTCCACAGCGGGCACGTCCGGGCGGAGCTGGGTGCTCGACCCAATCGACGGCACGGCGGGTTTTCTTGCGGGACGGCCGATCTTCGGCACGCTGATCGCGCTGCTGGTCGAGGGTTTTCCAGTGCTGGGCGTGCTCGATCAGCCGATCACCGGCGAGCGCTGGGTCGGCGCGGCTGGCATGGCGACGACACTTAACGGCAAGCCAGTGCGAACGCGCCCGTGCCGTGAACTGTCCGAGGCGACGCTTGCCACCACCGGGCCGCATTATTTTGACGATCACGACGGTGCGCATTTCATGGGTCTGGCTGCGAAAACGGATCATAAGCGCATGGTCATGGGGGGCGATTGCTACAATTACGCGATGCTTGCCACAGGACAGCTCGACGTGGTGTGCGAGGCAGGACTCAAGCTGCATGACTGGGCGGCGCTGGTCCCCATTGTCGAGGGCGCGGGCGGCACGATGGCTGACTGGAACGGCGATCCGCTGCACGCAGGCTCCGACGGCCATGTCATCGCGCTGGGCGACCCAGCGCGGCTGGAAGACGTGGTCGAGGCGATTGCCTGCGCGCATTGA